One Coprobacter fastidiosus genomic window, AACCAAAGAAAATGGCATGTTCGGGACTTTTAAATTTTATAGATAATGCTGCTGCTATTCCGATGGATAATGCGTTTATTCCAAAAAACAGACTGAATGTAAAGGCTGAGAAACCGTAGTGTTGTTGCATGATAAAAGGAGATGAAGATATGTTGGCGAATAATACCCCCATGGCGAATCCCATTTGGAGCACATAGAAAACATAACGACGATTATGTAGTATTTTCCCGAATCCCCATAATAATCCTTTGATATTCTCCTGTTTTCTGTTCGATTTAGGTAGAGATTCTTTAAAACGAAAATTTCCTATCAGAAGAATAATACCGATGATCAACAGTATTATAAAAATACCTTTCCAGCCGATAGAATCAGTTAGAAACCCGCCTAATACCGGAGAAGCAACCGGAGCTATACCGTTAATAGCTCCGATGATAGCCATGGCTTTTGCCAGATCTTGTCCCGAAAATTTATCGGTAGCTACTGACCGGGAAATGACAATACCTCCTGATCCTGCTATACCTTGCAATAAGCGGAAAGCAATGAAGCTTTCTATGTTCGGTGAGAAAATACAGAATACGGTTGAAACGATAAAAAGTAACATGGAAATAAGCAATAGCGGTCGTCGTCCGTATTTATCGCTTAACGGGCCGAAAAAAATCTGCCCGATCGCTAACCCGATCATACTTGATGTGAGTCCGAGTTGTACCATTGACGAATTTGTATCGAAATATCCTGTCATAGTCGGAAGGCTCGGTAAATACATATCGGTTACTAAGGGACCGAAAGCTGTAAGAGCTCCTAACAAAATCAATAAAAATGCTTTAGAATTATTCTCTTTCATATATTATCTCCTATTAATTAAAAACCATTGCAAAATTACCAAGAATGTTTTGTCTGTGAGGAGAATATGTTACTTGTGTTAACCTTTTTTTGTCAGAAATAACAAGATGTGGCTTTAACTTGTTTTTCTGTACAAAAGGTTATTAGAGGGGGATAAAAGCCGGAAGAATCGATCTTTCGGCTTGAAGATATTGAGATCCCAGAACCGGTCTATTTCTTGCAGGGTATATTTATTTTGTACGAACACCTTTTACGGATACAAGTTATTCGATATCGTTTGATATGAATGCGGATGGCTATATTATAATCAATCTGAAAATAGTTGAATGCAGTTTGGTGGATGGTAAAATTTACGATGCATTTAGTTTCTTCCTGTTTTTCCATGGCAGATCATTTCATGATTTTATTTGTTTGATTAATTCATGAATTTTATTGATAATTGCAGGAATTGCATCTTCGACTTTCGGAGATAATTGCATTCCTATTTCTCTGACTTCTTGAACCGATATTGCTAATAAATCGATTTCGGGAATTTGCTCTTGTAAAATCATGGCATCGATCATTTCTTTCAGGCCTATTTCATGAGCGCTTAGCAAAAGAGGATAGTCATGAGAATATTTAGGCTTTAAGTGGCGGATAGTACCTGCCGGACGGCTATCGAGAGTCGCATCTATTAATATCAGGTGTTTATACTGTTGTAAAGTACCGATTAAGAAGATACCGCCTGTGCCTCCGTCCAACAAATCGACCCCCAGCGGTAATTCTTCTTTTTCTAATCGGTTTATAACATGAATACCTATACCTTCATCTTTTAAAACCAGATTTCCTACGCCCAGAATAAGTATATCTTTCATTTTTCGGATTTTGTTAGAATCTGTTTATATTATTTGAGATGTAGCAAGTATGATTTTCAGTCATTTGAAAATCTTCATATTGCAACAGAGAAAGATCGTATTAAAAAAATATTCCCATAAAAATTTGGGCTCTTAAACAGTTTCTTGTTTTTTATCTAAGAGCCTGTCTGGATTTTTCTTTTATTTCGATTTCCTTCTTCAATAATTTTTCTTTCTCTTTTTTAAGAACGATCTTGTATTTTGTTCTTTGTTCGTCTTCATATTCTTTTACGAGATGTTCGTCTATAAATTTCCAGCCGCCGATGATCGATGATGCAATGCCGTTCCGTTCTATATAATCGTGGTAAAATACCAGATAAATATGAACAATGGCGAATAGGATAAACGCCCACATGAGAATATGATGTATGTCCCTTACCGGATAAAATCCTCCCATAATGATTAACAGTTTGCCGAAAAATGGAGCTAAAATACTGTCGGAGTCTACATAGAACATTGCCAGTCCGGTAACAGACTGTACGATCATTATGAGAAATAGTCCGAAATAAGTAAACGCGGCGAGACTGTTGTGCCCGATATCGTAAACCGGTTTGGGAGATAGTAACAGAACATCCACTTTGGTCGTTTCGAAGATTCCTCTCCATTGTTTTTTAGTCAAAGGTATGTAATTAGGCCACCTGGAAAATGTATTTCCGGCGAAGAACCAGTAAATGCGTACCAAAAAGTTGATTATAAAAATAAATGCGGCTATGAAATGTGTCAGTCGTACCCATCCGAACCAGTAATTAAATTCTGGTGCTGTCCCGTGCATTATCGCTGGAGGATCTCCTATAATGTAGCCGGTAATACATAATATCGTAATGGCGAATGCGTTTACCCAATGAAAAATTCTGACGGGTAACTGCCATACATATACTTCTCTTAGATGAGCTTTTTTACTGATCATGACTATTTGGTTTATTATAGAGTGTCGAACTGGTGTATATGTTTTCCTTCTTCGTCATATAGATGTACGGCACAAGCCATACACGGGTCAAAAGAATGAATGGTACGTATGATTTCCAATGGAGCTGAAGTATCATGTACGGGAGTTCCCAATAATGATTCTTCAAAAGAGGAGCGTTGTCCCTTTGTATCTCTTGGAGAGGCGTTCCATGTTGTCGGGACTACCATCTGATAGTTTTTTATTTGTTTATTTTCTATATTGACATAATGTGCTAACGATCCGCGAGGGGCTTCTGCCAGTCCGATTCCTTGAGCTTTTTGAGGCCAAGTAGAAGGTTCCCAATATATATTGTTGAACATTCGATAATCTCCCGATTTTATATTTTGCAACAATTGAATATAGAAATCCTGCATCCAGTCAGCCAATAGATTCGATTCCATAGCACGGGCCAGAGTCCGTCCGATAGTTGAATACATAGCTTCAAAGGGAACATTTAGTTGCTTTAAACAGCGATCTGTCAAATCTTTATAATCGTCTCGACCGGAAGCATACCCGACAATCATTCGAGCCAAAGGTCCGGTTTCCATAGGTCGGTTCTTATAGCGTGGGGTTTTTATCCAGCTATAAGGTTGAGAATTGTCCAGATATTGGTAGGGAGGGGTAGGACCGGTATAATCCAGATTCGTTTCTCCGATAGAAGGGTGCAGCCCGACTTCTTTACCTTCACTGTAACTGTACCATGAATTATTTACATATTCCTGAAGCCCATCCATTGCATAAGGATCGAAATCTTCGATATGGTGTAGATCTCGGTTTATGATGATTCCTCTCGGACTTTTGTAAGTACTTAGTTCCCCATAATTTCCCGTGGGATAGTCTCCGTATGAAATATAATTTCGCAATCCTCCTCCTATTTTTGTCCATTCGGGATAGTAGGATGCAATGGCAAGTACATCGGGCAAGTAAACTTGTCGGACGAAATTTTGAGTTGTTTGAATAATTTCGGCTACATAACTGAGGCGTTCCAGATTAATGGCATTGGGATCGTTGATATTGACCGCACACGCCATTCCCCCGACTAAATAATTGGGATGAGGATTTTTACCTCCGAAAATAGTTTGTACTTTTACTATGTCTTTTTGTACTTCCAGAGCTTCCAGATAGTGGGCTACTCCCAACAGATTAACCTCCGGAGGCAATTTGTACGCCGGATGTCCCCAGTATCCGTTTGCAAAGATTCCGAGTTTGCTGGATTCAACAAATTTTTTAATTTTCTTCTGTATGTCCGTAAAATAACCTATCGAACTTTTCGGCCATGCCGAGATGCTTTGAGCAATAGCAGATGTTTTTTTTGGATCTGCTTTGAGCGCTGAAACTACATCTACCCAGTCCAAAGCCTGTAATTGATAGAAATGAACTACATGATCTTGTTCTGTAAGTGCTATTTGCATGAGACTTCGTACACGTTCCGCATTCGGCGGAATAATGATTCCCAGCGCATTCTCTACAGCCCTGACCGAAGCCAGAGAATGTATAGACGTACATACTCCGCATACACGTCCTACATAAGCCCAGACTTCTCTCGGATCACGGTTTTGTGCAATAATTTCAATGCCGCGTACCATTGTACCGGTGGAAAAGGCATCTTTGATGATACCGTTCTCAATATCTGCTTCTATCCTTAAATGACCCTCGATTCTGGTAATCGGATCAACAACAACTCGTGTACTCATAGCTATGTCTTACTACAGTTTATCTGTTTCTTCTGTTTTTATTTTTTGTTCTATTTTCTCTTTTTCATTTTTCAGATGCGATTCTGTCTTGTCGAAATCCTCTTCATTTATACTCAGATCATCCATTTGATTTTTGATCAACTTGTGTTTTTGTATATTGGTAACTACTGCATGTGCCAGAACTCCGCCTAAAGCTACGGCACTTAATCCAGCTCCTATCTTGTCGGCTGTTGCTTCTATTCCTATACCGTGAACATAAGGTATGTGACTATATAATGGGCCGTAATCCCAGAAATTAGGTTCGGCACAACCGATGCAACCGTGTCCCGACTGGATCGGGTAACTGATGCTGTTGTTCCATTTGATTACAGCACAAGAGTTGAATGTATTGGGTCCTTTGCAGCCCATATAGTAGAGACAATAACCTTTTTTGGCGTTTTCATCATCGAACGATTGAACGAATAATCCTGCATCATAGGCTGGTCGGCGGTAACAAGTGTCATGTATTCGTCGTCCGTAAAATACAGACGGGCGTCCCATATTATCTAACTCGGGAAGTTTGTCGAATGTCAAGATATAAGTAATGACGCCTGCCATGACATCTGCAATAGGCGGACATCCCTGGACATTGATAATGGGCTTTCCCGAATATATTTTATGAACAGGTTCTGTTTTAGTCGGATTGGGATAGGCGTGTTGAATACACCCTGAAGATGCACAATTTCCCCATGCTATAATAGCCTCAGCTCCTGCAGCGCCTTCATCGAATATCGATTTGGCATCACGTCCTGCTATGGTACAATATCCGGGACTTCCTAAAGGAACTGAACCTTCTACGATCATGATATAATGTCCGTAATTATCTTTCATGGCCTGGTGACGAACTTCTTCGGCCTGTTCTCCGGCTGCAGCCATTAAGGTGTCGGAATAATCGAGAGAAATCATTTCTAATAGAATTTGGCCTACCAGAGGATGGGATGAACGCAAGAATGATTCGCTACAACAGGTACATTCTTGGAAGTGATACCACAAAACGGGTTTTCTCGGTTTGCTTTGCAGGGCATCTACGACTTGTGCTACTCCTGAACTTTGTAGTCCGAGCATAGCACCCATCATTCCGCAGAATTTGAGAAAGTCCCGGCGCGAATATCCTTTATCCATGAGTTCCTGATAAAAACTTTTTGCTTCCATATCCATATACTTATTTAATCTTCAACATATTCTGGGTAACTGCTCCCCCGATAGTCTGCCGATGATCCGTGAAGATCCGAGAGCCGTATTTAAATATACTTCTCCGGGTGTACCTTTTACTACTTCACCTATAATTTCAGCTTTACTTCCGTTCGGATCGTTTTTTATGATTTGTAGAGCGCTTTCGGCCTCTTCCGGGGGGAGAATAACCAGCAATACGCCTTCGTTAGCAACATAAAGCGGATCTAATCCGAGTAATTCACATGCAGATAGTACAGGCTCTTCGATGGGAATCTTTGATTCGTCGAGAGCTATACTGACTTGTGCCGTGTCGGCAATTTCGTTTAGTGTAGAGGCGATTCCCCCTCGTGTCGCATCTCGTAACATGTGGATATTGGGAATACCTGAGAGCAGATTCATTACCATGCTACGCAGTGCGACAGTATCACTTTTTATTTTAGACTCGAATCCGAGATTTTCACGAGTTGATAAAATGCAGACACCGTGCTCTCCGATAGGACCTGTGACTATGACAATATCTCCTTCGGTCACATTTTTAGGAGATATTCGGAGATTTTTCTGTATAGATCCGATACCGCTCGTGTTGATGAAAACTCCGTCACATTTACCTTTTTCTACCACTTTGGTATCTCCTGTGACAATCGTGATTCCGGCTTTTTCTGCTGCCTTGGCCATTGTCTTTACAATTTTTTTCAGATCTTCCAAAGGAAGACCTTCTTCCAGTATAAAACCCGCAGACAAATAAAGCGGAGTTGCACCACAGCATAAAAGGTCGTTTACTGTCCCGTTTACAGCAAGGTCACCAATGTTTCCTCCGGGAAAGAATAATGGAGAAACAACAAAAGAATCGGTCGTAAAAGCAATATGCTGAGACATTAGCGGTAATACTGTTCCATCATGTTGTTGTTGAAGAAACGGATTGCTGAATGCCGGATAAAATATTTCGTCGATCAGGGACTGAGTGAGTGTACCGCCACTTCCGTGACCGAGCAATACTCGATCATATCGTTGTTTAGGGATGGGACATTGTGCCGATTTCATTATTTTTTTGATTAAATGTTATAACGATAATAGGCTGCGCATGCACCTTCTGAGGAGACCATAGGAGCACCGAGCGGATGTTCGGGAGTACAGTAAATGCCGAACTGCTTACATTGCATAGGTGTTATTTTACCTTTCATAATATCTCCGGCCTGACATGATGACGCCTCTTTTTTATTATCGGTTTTTATATTAAAACGTTTTAAGGCATCGTATTGTTCATATTTGCTGCGTATTTGATAACCGCTTTTTTCGATCTCTCCTATACCTCTCCATTTTCGGTTACAAATCTCGAAAACTTCATCGATTTCTTGTCGTGCTTTAGGATTTCCATCATAGGCTACTATTCGTCTATACGCGTTTTTTACGGTATATTCTCGGTTTTCTAATAGATCAATGCAGGTGTATATTCCTAATAGTAAGTCGAGGGGTTCGAATCCGGTAACAGCGATAGATAGTTTCAAATGTTTTGCCAGTTTTTCATATTCGGATGTTCCGGTAATGGCGCATACATGACCGGCGGCAAGAATACCGTTTAGAGTACATTCTTTGTCTTGGGCGATAGTTGTTATGGCTTGAGGTACAGTAAATAGGGATGTCAATACCGAAAAATTCCTGATTTTTTTTCTATAAGCTTCGAGAATAGTAAGAGCATGTATCGGAGCTGTTGTTTCGAATCCTATTCCGAAAAAGACAATTTCATGTCCCGGATTTTCCGAAGCTATGCGTAACGCATCTAAAGGAGAATATACGATCCGTATATCCGCTCCTCGAGATTTGATTTCGAGTAAGTCGTGCCGAGAGCCTGGAACTCTGAGCATATCCCCGAATGAAGTAAAGATAACATTATTTTTTAATGCCAGTTGTATTGCAGTGTCGACAATGGAAACCGGAGTGACGCAAACAGGACATCCCGGGCCGTGTATCAGTTTTATTTCTTTAGGCAATAGCGGTTCTATGCGATAGCGGGCAAGAGCATGAGTTTGCCCTCCGCATATTTCCATAATATGCCATGAGTGACGGGTTATCTTATGTATGGCCTCTAATAATATTTTTGCTTTTTGGGGATTTCTGAATTCATTGAACATGGTCTTTCGGATTTATAGATTCATTATGACAGGCTATGATCTCGAAATCTTTTAAAGTTTCTTCCGCCTCTTTAATATCGATTGTTGTCAGTGCGACTCCTGCATGAGCAAGAACATATTCTCCTGGAGTAGCTTCTACCCATTCGATACAAATATTTTTGAGTATTCCTCCGAAATCTACGACAGCAGTTTTCAATCCTCCGTCTTCAGGGACTTCTACAGAGATTATTTTACCGGGAATTGCTAAACACATATATTTTGAAGTTTTAGAGACTGTTTAAATTTTACTCGGGTTAGTTTTGAGAATTTCCTTATGAACAAATTTTAATATGTTTTTGTTTATTCACAATCAAATATTAAAGAATGATTAGTCAGTATAATATACACATTAAAGGCTTGGTTCAGGGAGTAGGATTTCGTCCTTTTGTGTACCGTCTTGCCACTGATATGCACTTGCACGGTTATGTCGATAATCGTAACGATGGAGTGTTCGTAATGATACAAGCGACACCTTCTCAAAAAGATGATTTTGTCAAGGGGTTAACGACACATAAGCCGGATGTGGCAGAGATCGAGACTGTTACAGTTCTTGAAAAACCCGTATCAAAGCCTTTACCCGATTTTTTTATTGCTCCCAGTCGGGAGGTTGATAATCATATTACTCGTATAAGCCCGGATATTGCCGTGTGTGATGAGTGTTTGCAAGATTTAATCTCACAGCCGCATCGTATTCGGTATCCGTTTATCAATTGTACCCATTGCGGACCGCGCTTTTCAATAATAAATGCGCTCCCTTATGATCGACCGGGAACTACAATGTCGGTATTCCGGATGTGTCCGGAATGCGAAGCTGAATATACAGATGTTCGGGATCGCCGTTTTCATGCGCAGCCTATTGCTTGTAACCATTGCGGGCCACATTATCATTTGTTTATGAAGAATGGTTATGAAACTGTTGATTATGAAGAGATACTTTCTCGTATGGCGGCGGTTTTGCGACAAGGCGGAGTTGTTGCGTTGAAGGGTCTTGGAGGTTTCAATTTAATTTGCAATGCAGAAAATGAAAAAGCTATTTGTCGTTTACGGGAAATTAAAAAAAGATATAAAAAGCCGTTTGCAGTAATGTTTCCGGATGTTCCGACTTTAAGTCATTATCTGAATATTTTGCCTTTGGAAAAAGAGATTGTTTCTTCTTGGCGTCGTCCGATTGTTTTATTGGAAGAAAAACAAAAAATCGGCACAGGAATTAATGACGGTTATAAAACTGTAGGTGCTATGTTGCCCTATTTGCCTGTACATTATCATTTATTTGCTTCGTCCGAATTGAAAGCATTGGTGATGACAAGCGGTAATCGAGGGGATAATCCTATACTGACAGATAATGATGCAGCTTTATCCGATTTACTTAGAGAAGTAGATTTATTTGTAGAACACAATAGAGATATATCCAATCGGGTAGATGATTCGATTGTTCAAGTAGTAGGGTCACAGCCTCGAATAATTCGGCGTTCAAGAGGTTTTACCCCAGAACCGTTATCTTTAAAATTTGATACTGAGGGCATTTTGGCTTTTGGAGCAGAGCGAGTATCTATGTTTGCCTTAGGAAAAGATAAGGAGATTATTTTGAGCCAATATATAGGAGATTTAAAGAATCGGGAAACGTATCTTTTTTATCGGGAGGCTTTGGATAAATTCTGTCTTTTATTTCGATTCACTCCTCGATATTTGGTTTGTGATGCACATCCCGATTACTTCTCTACACAGTTGGCGTTGCAATTGGCACAACGTTTTCAGATTCCGCTGTTACGCGTGCAGCATCATCATGCTCATGCTGCGGCAGTAATGGCAGAATACGGTTTGACTGAGGATGTTATAGCTGTTTGTTTGGATGGGACAGGGTATGGAGATGATGGTTGCATCTGGGGTGGGGAGATCTTTCGTTGTAATCAGTCGGAATATAGAAGAATCGCTCATTTGCCTTATGTACCGTTACCCGGAGGAGATGCGGCAGCGAAATCACCGTGGAGAATGGCTGTCTCTTATTTGAAAAGCATATATGGTAGTAAGGCCGATTATCCGGAGACGTTCATCGAACGATTGGGCGAATCTCATATACGGCAGATTGAGATGCTTATAGAAAAAGGTGTCAATACGCCTCTGACATCGAGTGCCGGACGTTTGTTTGATGCCGTAGCTTCGCTTTTGGGAATTTGTGATGAAAATACTTATCAAGCTGAAGCTGCAGCACTGTTGGAACAAATAGCTGAGAATGGTATATCCCGTTGTTATCCGATAAATTCTGATAATCCGCTTGATCTCCGATCTCTTTTTGATGGAATTTTGAAGGATTACAGATTATCTGTACCTGTTTCGGAGATAGCATCGGTATTCCATAATACTTTATCTGCCATGTTATTAAATATTATTATTCAAAAAGTAAAAACTGAGAGATTGACGACTGTCGTACTTTCCGGCGGTGTTTTTCAGAACAAAAGGCTTACGAATTTGTTAATAAAACAGTTGGCGAACAGAAAGATATCCTACTATTTGTCATCGAGAATACCTTGTAATGATGGAGCAATTGCTGTTGGACAGCTCTATATTGCTGCTTTAAAAAAAAGAGGATAAAATTATGCATGAATTATCTATCGCTTTGAGCATTATTAATTTGGCGACAAAAGAGGCTGAAAAAAGCAATGCAACTCGAGTGAGTGAGCTGGAGTTGGAAATAGGAGAAATGGCCGGTGTCAATATCGAAGCTTTAGAATTTTCTATGAGTATCGCTATGCAGAATACTATATTGGAAGGAGCTAAAGTTCGTATTGTCGAAATAAGATCATTGGCAGTTTGTCGAGATTGTAAGACACGTTTCTCTCCTGTGTCTATGTTTGATCCGTGTCCTCGTTGCTATTCTCATGAGATAGAATTTTTGCGAGGACGGGAACTTAGACTTAAATCTCTGTTGATAGAGTAAATTGTAAACTAATAACATATATTATGTGTGAGACTTGTGGTTGTGATCATCTTATAGACGGGATAACTCATGAAGAAATGCATGCTTTGGGTATAGCTCATGAACATGAACGGCATCATTCTGAAAATCGTAATAGCAGAGAACATCTGGTTGAACAGAATATTCTTTCGGAAAATAATTTGATAGCTGCTCGGAATAGAGGATATTTTGAGGCTAAATCGGTATTTGTACTTAACATGGTCAGTTCTCCGGGTTCGGGAAAGACAACCTTATTGGAGAAGACTCTTTTTAATCTGAAATCGAGATTACCGATTGCTGTAATTGAAGGAGATCAGCAGACCGATAATGATGCGGATCGAATACGTAAGTTAGACATACCTTGTATACAGATCAATACTCAGAACGGATGTCATCTCGATGCTGCAATGATTCATCGTGCGGTGAAAAAAATGAACTTGCAAGATAATTCTTTACTGTTTATTGAGAATGTCGGTAATTTAGTCTGTCCTGCACTTTTTGATTTAGGCGAGAATAAACGAGTCGTATTAATAAGTGTTACTGAAGGAGATGATAAACCGTTAAAGTACCCCTATATGTTCGACAGTGCAGATATTTGCGTTATCAATAAAATCGATCTTTTACCTTATGTCGACAGTAAGATAGAGCGTATTCAAGATAATGCATTAAAAATAAATTCGAATCTTATATTTTTTGAACTGTCTGCAACTGTCGGAACGGGTATTGATCGATGGTGTGATTTTTTATGTGATCAAGTAAAAAAAATAAACGGATGAAGGTTAAAGCCGGTTTCTTTGATCAGTTGAGTGAACGGTGGGATGCTATCTGTTGTCACGACAAAATGAAACTCCGTTATTTGTTAAGCCGTGTTTCTATACAATCAGGAGATTCTGTTTTGGATGTGGGGACTGGAACTGGTGTTTTGATTCCTTATATCCGGGAGTTGAATCATGAGGGAGATATTCGGGCAATCGATATGTCTCCGGGAATGATAGCGGTAGCTTCACGTAAATATGGAGATGATTCTCATCTTTCTTTTCAGGTTGCAGATGCAGAATCAGATGATATTCCGGGACGCTATCATCAAATATTGCTTTATTCTGTATTTCCTCATTTAGAATTTAGAGAAGAGACTGTTTCTCGATTGGTTTCTCATAATTTAAAACCGGATGGAGTATTGCTTATTGCTCATTCTCAGAGCCGACAAGAGTTGAATCGGATGCACCGAATGCGGGATGATCGGGTTTCGGAGGATATGTTGACTGATGTACAGACCCAAAAACGAAAATTAGAACAAGTTGGTTTGCGTGTTTTGGAAGCTGTCGAGAATAGTGATTTTTATTATTTGATTATTACCTCGAAGGTAAAAAACGGATAGAGACTTATAAAATAGGGAATAATCAGAATTAGTTATTCCCTATTTTATTGTTATTCTATAATTATCTGGCAGTTCTCCAAACTTTTTATACGAGCGAGTGATTCTACATGAATACCCATTTCTCTCAATTGGTCTCCTCCGTGTTGAAATGTTTTTTCGATAATAAATCCCATTCCTGCCAATGTCGCACCTGATTGACGGATCAGGTCGATTAATCCGAAAGCTGCATTTCCGTATGCGAGGAAATCGTCGATGCATAATATTCGGTCTCCAGGTTTTAAATATTCTGCACTTATGCTTACCGGATATTCCCGGTCTTTTGTGAAAGAATGTACTATTGTGCTTAAGGCATGACGCATAGTTTTCGGCTCTTTTTTCTTTGCAAAAACAACAGGGAGTTGCATTGTGTAACCGGTCATGATTGCAGGTGCTATACCGCTGGCCTCGATAGTCAGTATCTTGTTAATTCGGTCGTTTGCAAATCGTCGGGCAAACTCTTCGGCAATAAGTTTCATTAACATAGGATCCATTTGATGGTTGATGAAACTATCGACTTTGAGAATGCCGCCTTCGTAACAAGTCCCGTCTTCTAATATTCGTTTTTTTAATATTTCCATTAGTTGTTGTTTTTTCTTGACATAACAGCGGCTATCGACAGAATAATTCCTAAAGCGACGCCTAAAAGTGCTGCAAATAAAACTTGATATTGCCCGGGTAATAAAAATGTTATGGTATGAGCCGGAATCCAAAAAAACGGAATCGTTTTCTTAAACACGAATCCCCATTGAACATTCCAGTTTAGAGACGAAAGAATTTTTCCCATGGGAAGAGGTTTTATCAATGCTGTTAATTTACCTCCGTATTGTAATATTTGAGTATCGGTTATTTTATGTAGGGTCATAAATACAGGCCCGAATGTCGTATTCATCATGACGCTGATAAAAAACGCACCGAATACTTTTTCCATTGACAAACTCTGCTTCATAGCATCGGGGACGCCTTCTATTCCGAAACTTTGGAGTAAATAGGGGACTCCTGAAGAAAACGTTTTCATTGCGACAGCAATCCACATTCCCAAAAATCCCCAAATGATGGCTCGAGGAAGAATTCCGAATCCGGGTTCGTTATATATTCCCTTTTTAATTCTTAGTCCGATGACTTCGCCTAATGTTGCGAGAATGGCGAATTTAAAAAATGCCATGATATACGGATGAG contains:
- the hypD gene encoding hydrogenase formation protein HypD, coding for MFNEFRNPQKAKILLEAIHKITRHSWHIMEICGGQTHALARYRIEPLLPKEIKLIHGPGCPVCVTPVSIVDTAIQLALKNNVIFTSFGDMLRVPGSRHDLLEIKSRGADIRIVYSPLDALRIASENPGHEIVFFGIGFETTAPIHALTILEAYRKKIRNFSVLTSLFTVPQAITTIAQDKECTLNGILAAGHVCAITGTSEYEKLAKHLKLSIAVTGFEPLDLLLGIYTCIDLLENREYTVKNAYRRIVAYDGNPKARQEIDEVFEICNRKWRGIGEIEKSGYQIRSKYEQYDALKRFNIKTDNKKEASSCQAGDIMKGKITPMQCKQFGIYCTPEHPLGAPMVSSEGACAAYYRYNI
- a CDS encoding HypC/HybG/HupF family hydrogenase formation chaperone produces the protein MCLAIPGKIISVEVPEDGGLKTAVVDFGGILKNICIEWVEATPGEYVLAHAGVALTTIDIKEAEETLKDFEIIACHNESINPKDHVQ
- the hypF gene encoding carbamoyltransferase HypF, with the translated sequence MISQYNIHIKGLVQGVGFRPFVYRLATDMHLHGYVDNRNDGVFVMIQATPSQKDDFVKGLTTHKPDVAEIETVTVLEKPVSKPLPDFFIAPSREVDNHITRISPDIAVCDECLQDLISQPHRIRYPFINCTHCGPRFSIINALPYDRPGTTMSVFRMCPECEAEYTDVRDRRFHAQPIACNHCGPHYHLFMKNGYETVDYEEILSRMAAVLRQGGVVALKGLGGFNLICNAENEKAICRLREIKKRYKKPFAVMFPDVPTLSHYLNILPLEKEIVSSWRRPIVLLEEKQKIGTGINDGYKTVGAMLPYLPVHYHLFASSELKALVMTSGNRGDNPILTDNDAALSDLLREVDLFVEHNRDISNRVDDSIVQVVGSQPRIIRRSRGFTPEPLSLKFDTEGILAFGAERVSMFALGKDKEIILSQYIGDLKNRETYLFYREALDKFCLLFRFTPRYLVCDAHPDYFSTQLALQLAQRFQIPLLRVQHHHAHAAAVMAEYGLTEDVIAVCLDGTGYGDDGCIWGGEIFRCNQSEYRRIAHLPYVPLPGGDAAAKSPWRMAVSYLKSIYGSKADYPETFIERLGESHIRQIEMLIEKGVNTPLTSSAGRLFDAVASLLGICDENTYQAEAAALLEQIAENGISRCYPINSDNPLDLRSLFDGILKDYRLSVPVSEIASVFHNTLSAMLLNIIIQKVKTERLTTVVLSGGVFQNKRLTNLLIKQLANRKISYYLSSRIPCNDGAIAVGQLYIAALKKRG
- the hypA gene encoding hydrogenase maturation nickel metallochaperone HypA — its product is MHELSIALSIINLATKEAEKSNATRVSELELEIGEMAGVNIEALEFSMSIAMQNTILEGAKVRIVEIRSLAVCRDCKTRFSPVSMFDPCPRCYSHEIEFLRGRELRLKSLLIE
- the hypB gene encoding hydrogenase nickel incorporation protein HypB; this encodes MCETCGCDHLIDGITHEEMHALGIAHEHERHHSENRNSREHLVEQNILSENNLIAARNRGYFEAKSVFVLNMVSSPGSGKTTLLEKTLFNLKSRLPIAVIEGDQQTDNDADRIRKLDIPCIQINTQNGCHLDAAMIHRAVKKMNLQDNSLLFIENVGNLVCPALFDLGENKRVVLISVTEGDDKPLKYPYMFDSADICVINKIDLLPYVDSKIERIQDNALKINSNLIFFELSATVGTGIDRWCDFLCDQVKKING
- a CDS encoding class I SAM-dependent methyltransferase, coding for MKVKAGFFDQLSERWDAICCHDKMKLRYLLSRVSIQSGDSVLDVGTGTGVLIPYIRELNHEGDIRAIDMSPGMIAVASRKYGDDSHLSFQVADAESDDIPGRYHQILLYSVFPHLEFREETVSRLVSHNLKPDGVLLIAHSQSRQELNRMHRMRDDRVSEDMLTDVQTQKRKLEQVGLRVLEAVENSDFYYLIITSKVKNG
- the xpt gene encoding xanthine phosphoribosyltransferase, which codes for MEILKKRILEDGTCYEGGILKVDSFINHQMDPMLMKLIAEEFARRFANDRINKILTIEASGIAPAIMTGYTMQLPVVFAKKKEPKTMRHALSTIVHSFTKDREYPVSISAEYLKPGDRILCIDDFLAYGNAAFGLIDLIRQSGATLAGMGFIIEKTFQHGGDQLREMGIHVESLARIKSLENCQIIIE
- a CDS encoding Mpv17/PMP22 family protein; the protein is MKTKDLLFGGIIILCFLPFFISESFYNGYTEYNGSHPYIMAFFKFAILATLGEVIGLRIKKGIYNEPGFGILPRAIIWGFLGMWIAVAMKTFSSGVPYLLQSFGIEGVPDAMKQSLSMEKVFGAFFISVMMNTTFGPVFMTLHKITDTQILQYGGKLTALIKPLPMGKILSSLNWNVQWGFVFKKTIPFFWIPAHTITFLLPGQYQVLFAALLGVALGIILSIAAVMSRKNNN